One stretch of Paenibacillus sp. FSL R5-0341 DNA includes these proteins:
- a CDS encoding glycoside hydrolase family 2 protein, whose translation MKIHSSSQDLSGQWKIQHFEVGEKRAMDVAAAALDDRFWIGAEVPGDVHSALVERSIIDPPYYGHNDAKSRWIEQKEWWYRTTFNLVRDAETEEYFELVFEGLDTFATVYVNGHEVGKTANMLMSHTFNVTSLVRSGWNAIAVKFDPLHLHHRDKETFDWSSYTKERPWLRKAAMNFGWDWGPRMVTVGIWGAVRLEKRTIAKLESVYARTESVSTELAVLRITADVKSVLSYRSRQKREQAVVASCNVRLLDRSGNEVAGATELPVEGGKADTTLNVTSPQLWWTHDLGEPYLYTLEVTLYADGVEVDRYSEPYGLRTIELALHNERGEDAFAFILNGVKVYAKGANWIPADHLIGAIPNSRYRELVELSVEGHMNMLRVWAGGIYEKDVFYDECDRQGVLVWQDFAFANALFPDFNRDFMDNVRQEVENNVLRLRNRASLALWCGNNEIDWLYDMKSASGDITSPFYGELIYHELIPEVLERLDLSRPYWPSSPFGDSNGQDANDPDVGDRHNWQVWHGSVYPRKHGEAPLLDYSIEGVTFKNYKNDHALFSSEFGMHASANRYTLEKNMPAGQFYWGSPEMAYRNKDTNHQKGILLMEGYTGIPQNIEEYMNYSMLTQAEGLRYGIEHFRRINHRNSGALVWQLNDSWPGTSWSMIDYELLPKASFYYGKIFFHPILLSLEHEPGEPLALWVVNDTRDVLEGQLLLNVYALHGEKIYSSTHAVEVNSQSSLCIAELTEAEVLQGRRAEEVMVELVSEGFAAPNNRYFLRDPKDVTLPESQLSVHVNEEEQSVTVTASGAIARLVKLELPLGRVRFSDNYFDLLPGESRTVRLRHPEKSSLPLTELRVSAMNGREG comes from the coding sequence ATGAAGATCCATAGTTCAAGTCAGGATTTATCGGGACAATGGAAGATACAGCATTTTGAAGTTGGGGAAAAGCGGGCAATGGATGTGGCAGCTGCTGCGCTGGATGATCGTTTCTGGATCGGGGCTGAGGTGCCCGGCGATGTACATTCCGCACTGGTGGAGCGCAGTATCATCGACCCGCCCTACTACGGTCATAATGATGCCAAAAGTCGCTGGATTGAGCAGAAGGAATGGTGGTACCGTACAACCTTTAATCTGGTCAGAGATGCAGAGACGGAGGAGTATTTTGAACTGGTGTTCGAAGGATTGGATACGTTTGCAACGGTCTACGTAAACGGCCATGAAGTTGGAAAAACGGCCAATATGCTTATGTCACATACGTTTAATGTAACATCTCTGGTACGCAGCGGCTGGAATGCGATTGCTGTCAAGTTTGATCCGCTTCATCTGCATCACCGGGACAAGGAGACCTTCGACTGGTCCTCGTATACGAAGGAACGGCCATGGTTGCGCAAAGCGGCGATGAACTTTGGCTGGGACTGGGGTCCACGTATGGTTACGGTGGGCATTTGGGGTGCGGTAAGGCTGGAAAAACGAACAATCGCGAAGCTGGAAAGTGTGTATGCTCGAACGGAGTCAGTCAGTACAGAGCTGGCTGTCTTACGTATCACGGCGGATGTGAAGTCGGTCTTGTCTTACCGTAGCAGACAGAAACGTGAACAGGCTGTGGTTGCGTCCTGTAATGTTCGTCTGCTGGATCGCAGCGGAAACGAGGTGGCAGGTGCCACTGAACTACCTGTAGAGGGTGGCAAGGCGGACACCACATTGAACGTTACGTCACCACAGTTATGGTGGACTCATGATCTGGGTGAGCCATACCTTTATACGCTGGAGGTTACATTGTATGCAGATGGCGTTGAGGTGGATCGGTATAGCGAGCCTTATGGTTTACGAACGATTGAGTTGGCTCTTCACAATGAACGGGGTGAAGATGCATTTGCTTTTATTCTGAACGGAGTCAAAGTATACGCCAAGGGTGCCAACTGGATTCCAGCTGATCATCTGATCGGGGCCATCCCGAATTCACGGTATCGTGAGCTTGTCGAGCTGTCTGTGGAGGGGCATATGAACATGCTGCGTGTCTGGGCCGGTGGTATATATGAGAAGGATGTTTTCTACGATGAGTGTGATCGGCAAGGGGTGTTGGTGTGGCAGGATTTTGCATTCGCCAATGCGCTGTTCCCGGATTTCAATCGTGATTTCATGGACAATGTAAGGCAAGAGGTTGAAAATAATGTCCTGCGCCTGCGCAATCGTGCCTCTCTTGCCCTCTGGTGTGGGAATAATGAGATAGACTGGCTCTATGATATGAAGTCTGCCAGTGGAGATATTACCAGTCCGTTCTACGGTGAGCTGATCTATCATGAGCTGATCCCTGAGGTGCTGGAACGACTGGATCTGTCTCGTCCGTATTGGCCTTCTTCTCCGTTCGGGGACAGCAATGGTCAGGATGCCAATGATCCGGATGTCGGGGATCGTCACAACTGGCAGGTATGGCACGGTTCGGTCTATCCGAGGAAGCACGGAGAGGCGCCGCTGCTTGACTACAGTATAGAAGGTGTGACGTTCAAAAATTATAAAAACGATCATGCGCTGTTCAGCAGTGAATTCGGTATGCACGCCTCGGCGAATCGTTATACGCTGGAGAAAAATATGCCCGCAGGGCAGTTTTACTGGGGCAGTCCGGAGATGGCTTACCGTAACAAGGATACCAATCACCAAAAAGGTATCTTGCTGATGGAAGGTTACACAGGCATTCCGCAAAATATAGAAGAGTACATGAACTATTCCATGCTGACTCAAGCAGAAGGGTTGCGTTATGGGATTGAACATTTCCGGCGCATCAATCACCGTAACAGCGGAGCGCTCGTGTGGCAATTGAATGACAGCTGGCCGGGAACAAGCTGGTCCATGATCGACTATGAACTGCTGCCGAAGGCATCCTTTTATTATGGGAAAATATTCTTTCATCCTATCCTGTTGTCATTGGAACATGAGCCGGGTGAGCCGCTTGCGTTGTGGGTGGTGAACGATACACGGGACGTCTTGGAAGGCCAGTTACTGCTCAATGTCTATGCATTGCATGGAGAGAAGATCTATTCGAGCACACATGCTGTTGAAGTAAATTCACAATCCTCACTGTGTATTGCTGAATTAACTGAAGCAGAGGTGCTACAGGGCAGACGTGCGGAGGAAGTAATGGTTGAGTTGGTATCTGAAGGGTTTGCGGCGCCGAACAATCGGTACTTCTTGCGTGATCCTAAGGATGTGACTTTGCCTGAGTCTCAATTGAGTGTACATGTGAACGAAGAGGAACAGTCTGTAACGGTTACGGCCAGTGGTGCGATAGCACGATTAGTGAAGCTGGAGCTTCCCCTTGGACGTGTCCGCTTCAGTGACAACTATTTCGATCTGCTCCCTGGTGAGAGCCGGACAGTGAGACTTCGTCATCCAGAGAAGTCATCTCTACCGCTGACAGAACTTCGAGTTAGTGCCATGAACGGCAGAGAAGGGTGA
- a CDS encoding FAD-dependent monooxygenase: protein MNQNLQSPLKTDVCIVGAGPGGALLSYLLNQKGISTILIERQPHLHKSFRGELLNVDGEAILSKHGLYSLIQERGALLLEEIQYWENGKSIHTVSPGNGESHVGIHVPQNHLLEAIVSHAQQHSTNEQVLFNTIMTGLLRDKSGKTVGINIRQNGVPAYIEASVIVGADGRYSAVRKHSGLIPEIRKHGYDLLWARIPAPVGWEPAVRMASMDGQQLALFSQFGGYVQIGWNIPEGAYSKLREKPIAPFVEKLVSAFPCLSDSVAANIQSWSDFVLLSVESSYCQSWAQDNVVLIGDAAHTMTPTGAFGLNAALEDADVLSELLVRMSADQFGSTAQLQELQTIRGAKVQQQLARQVEMESSFQQRYDPFFKTRLTR, encoded by the coding sequence ATGAATCAGAATTTACAATCACCATTAAAAACGGATGTTTGCATCGTCGGCGCAGGTCCTGGCGGTGCTTTGCTATCTTATCTGCTGAATCAAAAAGGAATCTCCACGATTCTCATTGAGAGACAACCACACCTGCACAAGTCGTTCCGCGGGGAGTTACTCAATGTGGACGGCGAAGCGATCCTAAGTAAACACGGCCTCTATTCACTCATCCAGGAACGTGGAGCGCTGCTCTTGGAAGAGATTCAGTATTGGGAGAATGGAAAGAGTATTCATACCGTTTCGCCGGGTAATGGAGAATCTCATGTCGGGATTCATGTACCCCAAAATCATCTCCTGGAAGCCATCGTATCACACGCTCAGCAGCACAGTACAAATGAACAAGTGTTGTTTAATACCATCATGACCGGTTTGTTACGAGACAAGAGCGGCAAGACCGTTGGTATTAATATTCGGCAAAACGGCGTTCCTGCCTACATTGAAGCATCTGTTATTGTCGGTGCAGATGGTAGATACTCTGCTGTACGCAAACATTCCGGTTTGATTCCCGAGATTCGCAAGCACGGATATGACCTGTTATGGGCACGTATTCCGGCACCTGTGGGTTGGGAACCAGCTGTTCGGATGGCCAGTATGGATGGGCAACAGCTTGCACTGTTCTCCCAATTCGGTGGTTATGTTCAGATCGGATGGAACATTCCCGAGGGAGCTTACTCCAAGCTGCGAGAGAAGCCGATTGCTCCTTTTGTAGAAAAACTTGTATCCGCGTTTCCTTGCCTATCTGATTCTGTAGCTGCCAACATTCAGAGCTGGAGTGATTTTGTTCTGTTATCTGTCGAAAGCAGCTATTGCCAATCTTGGGCACAGGACAATGTTGTGCTCATCGGTGATGCCGCTCATACGATGACGCCAACCGGTGCGTTTGGACTAAATGCCGCGCTCGAAGACGCAGACGTGCTATCAGAACTGCTTGTTCGAATGTCTGCCGATCAATTCGGGTCCACTGCACAACTTCAGGAACTTCAGACGATTCGCGGAGCAAAGGTTCAACAGCAACTTGCACGACAAGTGGAGATGGAATCTTCTTTCCAGCAGCGCTATGATCCTTTCTTTAAAACCCGTTTAACTAGATAA
- a CDS encoding MarR family transcriptional regulator translates to MSPDTERNSQLANVDQLLEAFFRYKNKVLDQQQKTETNCKLNPTKSHILGMILREKRCMAVDVARQLSLSSGATTIVLNQLETEGLIQRVRSEEDRRIVWLSLTDEGTQLAKTLNANRGRMTWELLQALSEEEQQQMFGMLKKIELKLLENMKSFEQINR, encoded by the coding sequence ATGAGCCCGGATACGGAGCGAAACTCTCAATTGGCAAATGTAGATCAATTGTTGGAGGCCTTCTTCAGATATAAAAATAAAGTATTGGATCAGCAGCAGAAGACCGAAACCAACTGCAAACTGAATCCGACAAAAAGTCATATATTGGGCATGATTTTACGTGAAAAACGCTGCATGGCGGTGGATGTGGCCAGACAACTCAGTTTGTCTTCCGGCGCAACCACCATTGTACTGAATCAACTGGAAACGGAAGGGTTGATCCAGCGGGTGCGCAGTGAAGAAGATCGTAGAATTGTGTGGCTGTCCCTAACGGATGAGGGAACGCAGCTCGCCAAGACACTTAATGCGAATCGCGGCCGAATGACGTGGGAATTGTTGCAAGCACTTTCCGAGGAAGAGCAACAGCAGATGTTCGGTATGCTGAAGAAAATTGAGCTGAAACTGCTGGAGAACATGAAGTCGTTTGAGCAGATTAATCGGTAG
- a CDS encoding Na+/H+ antiporter: MEIFIAVLVLLVLIGLSNILNRFVPFIPVPLIQIVLGVAIALLPAGVHLPLNPELFFVLFIAPLLYNDGKRTPRNELWNLRAPILLLALGLVFVTVVVAGYAIHWLIPSIPLPAAFALAAILSPTDAVAVGAMAGRVHLPKGIHRLLEGEALMNDASGLVAFKFAIAATVTGVFSLANATFSFILIAIGGLLVGALLSFLLIRLGVWIRRLGMEDVTIHMLLQILTPFVIYLVSEEIGVSGILAVVAGGIIHAIERDRAESVQLKMQVVSASTWSVILFILNGLVFVILGVQVPDVLSTIFENVSFNNLQVLGYVGLISVLLLILRFLWIYLFWQGNELLRTKSSIGRPRFKEITIISLSGVRGAVTLAGAFSIPYVLQDGSPFPERDLIIFLAAGVILFSLIAASVFLPVLAKDDGKSTEETPQKSERKAHDIMLNAAIRAVKSEMNDENKAAALAVVSDLSKYIRQAAGQLTAGKRKDIQKQETAINLIATRAERKEIEVMLDENAIASDAAFKCDSWLDRKEMMLANRTNTQIMTSISEIGRVLGHLFTNRSQKPSQPFMLENAELFRQVKLRTSEAAIKAIRAHINDGNRVVALSVIAKYERVIAKLRTWNQGITEDPFNQEKLELQMVAIQEQRNTVQQLYENGEINRDVAAKLRRFINDVEATALKNT; this comes from the coding sequence ATGGAAATATTTATTGCCGTACTTGTCTTACTGGTGCTGATCGGTTTATCGAACATCCTGAACCGGTTTGTACCTTTTATTCCCGTTCCGCTCATTCAAATCGTGCTTGGTGTAGCTATAGCTCTACTTCCTGCGGGGGTACACTTGCCGTTGAATCCGGAATTGTTTTTTGTGCTTTTCATCGCACCATTGTTATATAACGATGGTAAGCGAACACCAAGGAATGAGTTATGGAATCTGCGTGCACCGATACTTCTGCTTGCGCTAGGGCTTGTATTTGTGACCGTCGTCGTGGCAGGTTATGCCATTCACTGGCTGATTCCTTCGATTCCGTTACCCGCTGCTTTTGCTCTTGCAGCCATACTGTCCCCGACAGATGCTGTGGCCGTTGGCGCCATGGCGGGCCGGGTACATCTGCCCAAAGGCATACATAGGCTTCTTGAGGGTGAAGCATTAATGAATGACGCATCCGGCCTGGTCGCCTTCAAATTCGCGATTGCAGCCACGGTTACAGGTGTATTTTCCCTGGCGAATGCAACCTTCAGTTTTATTCTGATTGCGATTGGCGGACTTCTCGTCGGGGCATTGTTATCTTTTCTGTTAATCAGGCTCGGGGTGTGGATTCGCAGGCTGGGCATGGAAGATGTAACGATTCACATGCTGCTGCAAATTCTGACTCCGTTTGTCATCTATCTGGTGAGTGAAGAGATTGGGGTATCCGGCATTTTAGCGGTCGTAGCAGGTGGCATCATTCACGCCATTGAACGTGATCGCGCAGAATCGGTTCAGTTGAAGATGCAGGTCGTATCTGCGAGCACATGGTCTGTCATTTTATTCATCCTGAACGGTCTGGTGTTCGTCATTCTGGGCGTACAGGTCCCGGATGTGCTGAGTACCATTTTTGAAAATGTCTCGTTTAATAATCTGCAGGTGTTAGGATATGTAGGTTTGATCTCAGTGCTTCTGCTAATCCTGCGCTTTCTCTGGATCTATCTGTTCTGGCAGGGTAATGAATTGCTGCGTACCAAATCTTCTATTGGCAGACCACGATTCAAGGAAATTACAATTATTTCTCTCTCCGGCGTGCGGGGGGCTGTGACATTGGCGGGTGCCTTTTCCATTCCCTACGTGCTTCAGGATGGATCGCCCTTCCCTGAAAGGGATTTGATTATTTTCCTGGCGGCAGGGGTTATTCTCTTCTCCCTGATTGCCGCGAGTGTGTTTCTTCCGGTTCTGGCTAAGGATGATGGTAAATCCACAGAAGAAACACCGCAGAAGTCAGAACGGAAAGCACATGACATTATGCTGAATGCGGCAATACGAGCTGTCAAATCCGAAATGAACGATGAGAACAAAGCTGCGGCACTGGCGGTCGTCTCCGACTTGTCCAAGTACATTAGACAGGCTGCAGGTCAGCTGACCGCCGGTAAGCGCAAAGATATTCAAAAACAAGAAACAGCTATCAACCTGATTGCCACTCGTGCCGAGCGTAAAGAAATCGAAGTGATGCTGGACGAAAATGCGATTGCTTCTGATGCGGCCTTCAAATGTGACAGCTGGCTGGATCGTAAGGAAATGATGCTGGCGAATCGCACCAACACTCAGATCATGACTTCGATCAGCGAGATCGGGCGTGTGTTAGGACATCTGTTCACCAATCGATCCCAGAAGCCGAGCCAACCATTCATGCTTGAAAATGCAGAACTGTTCCGCCAGGTGAAGCTGCGCACCTCTGAAGCGGCAATTAAAGCCATTCGTGCCCATATAAATGATGGTAATCGAGTCGTGGCGTTGTCGGTTATTGCCAAGTATGAGCGAGTGATTGCCAAATTGCGCACCTGGAACCAGGGCATAACGGAAGATCCGTTCAATCAGGAGAAGCTCGAATTGCAGATGGTGGCGATTCAGGAACAGCGCAATACGGTGCAACAGCTGTATGAGAACGGCGAAATTAATCGTGATGTAGCTGCTAAATTGCGCCGGTTTATCAACGATGTGGAAGCGACTGCGTTAAAAAACACCTAA
- a CDS encoding aldo/keto reductase: MAEQQIRLGKTDLIVNPIGLGANAVGGHNIYPDMLNDETGKEVVRTALKQGINFVDTAYIYGPEHSERLIGEVLRETGQRQNTIIATKAAHKFVDGKIVVDNSPAFLKAAVDEALKRLQTDYIDLFYIHFPDENTPKDEAVDTLKRLKDAGKIRAIGVSNFSIDQLREANKDGHVDVLQSEYNLFKREAEKELLPYTAEHDISFVPYFPLAAGLLGGKYNRDTTFQDGRAKNPLFTGQAFIENLDKVEQLRSIAQSKDVEVAHLVLAWYLTQPSIDALIPGAKKPEQVINNLKTLNVELTADEIAVVDQIFR; this comes from the coding sequence ATGGCAGAACAACAAATTCGGTTGGGCAAGACGGATCTGATCGTGAATCCCATTGGACTGGGTGCGAATGCAGTAGGAGGACATAATATCTATCCGGACATGCTGAATGATGAGACGGGGAAGGAAGTGGTTCGTACAGCCTTGAAACAAGGCATTAACTTTGTGGATACGGCGTACATCTATGGACCGGAGCATTCCGAACGACTGATCGGTGAAGTGTTGAGGGAAACCGGTCAACGTCAGAATACGATTATTGCAACCAAGGCGGCCCATAAATTTGTAGATGGCAAGATTGTCGTGGATAACTCACCTGCTTTCCTGAAAGCGGCTGTAGATGAGGCGTTGAAACGTCTGCAAACCGATTACATTGATCTCTTCTACATCCACTTTCCAGATGAGAACACGCCGAAGGATGAAGCAGTAGATACGTTAAAACGGTTGAAAGACGCTGGCAAAATCCGGGCCATAGGTGTATCCAACTTCTCCATTGATCAGTTGCGTGAGGCCAATAAGGACGGGCATGTAGACGTACTGCAATCCGAATATAATCTGTTCAAAAGAGAAGCGGAGAAAGAGCTGTTGCCGTATACAGCTGAGCATGACATTTCTTTTGTTCCTTACTTCCCTCTGGCAGCGGGGCTGCTGGGCGGTAAATATAATCGTGATACCACATTCCAGGATGGACGCGCGAAGAATCCGCTGTTCACAGGTCAGGCTTTCATTGAAAATCTGGATAAAGTAGAACAACTGCGCAGCATTGCACAATCCAAGGATGTTGAGGTCGCTCATCTGGTTCTGGCCTGGTACCTGACCCAGCCTTCCATTGATGCATTGATTCCAGGCGCCAAGAAACCGGAGCAGGTTATTAATAATCTGAAAACATTGAATGTAGAGCTAACTGCTGACGAAATCGCCGTTGTGGATCAGATCTTTCGTTAA
- a CDS encoding polysaccharide deacetylase family protein → MNLKAARFIGLFTLIIVLGSSSAYAKPVQKNRQYYEERGEIVWEVPTQDKLIALTFDDGPDPIQTPQILALLQQYQAKGTFFVLGKWAEKFPELIRQEQLEGHEIANHTYAHTYAVRSTGADKYMNDMNAAESSIIEAGAERPLLFRPPGGYYNDMVIQAAKQKGYTIVLWSWHQDTRDWASPGVSAIVNKVLKNARNGDIVLFHDKVEGKSHTIAALKMILPKLQQQGYRFVTVSELLAVKAREAAKDGTSPSSLLKHVQP, encoded by the coding sequence ATGAACCTGAAGGCAGCCCGATTCATCGGATTGTTCACGCTGATTATTGTGCTGGGCAGCAGTTCTGCGTATGCGAAGCCTGTACAGAAGAACCGTCAGTATTATGAGGAACGAGGAGAGATCGTGTGGGAGGTTCCCACACAGGATAAACTCATCGCCCTGACGTTTGATGATGGACCAGATCCGATTCAGACCCCGCAGATTCTGGCGTTGCTCCAGCAATATCAAGCCAAAGGAACCTTTTTTGTACTTGGAAAATGGGCAGAGAAATTTCCTGAACTGATTAGGCAGGAGCAGCTCGAAGGGCATGAAATCGCCAATCATACGTATGCGCACACGTATGCAGTCCGATCAACAGGCGCGGATAAGTACATGAACGATATGAACGCAGCGGAAAGTTCCATCATTGAAGCAGGTGCGGAGCGTCCATTGTTGTTCAGGCCACCGGGCGGCTACTACAATGACATGGTCATTCAGGCTGCCAAACAAAAAGGGTATACCATTGTCCTTTGGTCATGGCATCAGGATACACGCGACTGGGCTTCTCCAGGTGTATCGGCTATCGTTAACAAAGTGTTGAAGAACGCACGTAATGGGGATATTGTACTTTTTCACGATAAGGTGGAAGGCAAGTCGCATACGATAGCAGCACTTAAAATGATTCTGCCTAAACTGCAGCAGCAGGGATATCGATTTGTGACGGTATCTGAACTACTTGCTGTGAAGGCACGCGAAGCCGCGAAGGATGGAACTTCACCTTCGTCTTTGTTGAAACATGTACAGCCCTGA
- a CDS encoding YwbE family protein: MNGQQRVNIKPGLEVDIVLKQDQATGKLTRGIVKDLLTKSPTHPHGIKVRLTSGQVGRVKQVIAGGSN, encoded by the coding sequence ATGAATGGACAACAACGAGTAAATATTAAACCGGGTCTGGAAGTGGACATCGTGCTGAAGCAGGATCAAGCTACAGGCAAGCTGACACGTGGCATTGTGAAGGATCTATTAACCAAGTCCCCTACGCATCCACACGGAATCAAAGTACGACTGACGAGCGGCCAAGTAGGACGTGTGAAACAGGTCATTGCAGGAGGCTCGAACTAA
- a CDS encoding DUF4269 domain-containing protein, whose amino-acid sequence MVKSGEMITTADVMAHLSTGNERQQDANRVLKSSGLLDILADYHPYPAGTVPIDIDIPGSDLDLLCYAEDLDAFVAEIHNRIGAVAEFQCVRGGDLPDQRPYVTCNLQVGHWPMEIFAQSVPVNRQNAYLHMIVEWRLLQLWGDAGHREIRRLKQAGWKTEPAFASVLGLRGDPYVDMLHLAEMKREDLWNWARSRTSF is encoded by the coding sequence GTGGTCAAAAGCGGGGAGATGATCACTACCGCAGATGTAATGGCTCATCTATCTACAGGTAACGAACGTCAGCAGGACGCAAACCGCGTGTTAAAGAGCAGTGGACTGCTTGATATATTAGCTGACTACCATCCGTATCCAGCAGGTACAGTACCGATTGATATTGATATTCCGGGCAGTGATCTGGATCTACTGTGTTATGCAGAGGATCTGGATGCCTTTGTAGCTGAGATACACAATCGAATCGGAGCCGTTGCTGAGTTTCAATGTGTACGTGGTGGGGATCTTCCAGACCAACGTCCTTATGTGACTTGTAATTTGCAAGTGGGACATTGGCCTATGGAGATTTTTGCCCAATCCGTTCCAGTTAACAGGCAGAATGCATACCTACATATGATCGTGGAGTGGAGATTGTTACAACTGTGGGGAGACGCGGGACACCGTGAGATACGCAGACTGAAACAGGCAGGGTGGAAGACGGAGCCTGCTTTCGCTTCTGTACTTGGACTACGGGGAGATCCCTATGTGGACATGCTGCATTTGGCAGAGATGAAGCGTGAAGATCTCTGGAACTGGGCACGTTCACGCACGTCTTTTTAA
- a CDS encoding sensor histidine kinase codes for MSLIRSLRFKFIVGLTLIMLPLFMLLYYNNVYAMKVVRDKVSLTNMNHLAKSVEQNERVLQETNRYLYSLGERDPDIISLFFLEYGSGDYIIAKQRIMNKFMTDIGFYNLIDSFFLYDAVNDDLLLATSGNYDVKKSVVQESMPVQMQQLEGDIQKPEWSIVRGGTWNALVKTVRINQQFYAGALVDMNALNHTQQFTESGDRGGAVIVGSDGGALSDSTLNTGQIKLAAAHLPGLKDPYQVISEVMNKGEARQYLMLGIASAMSEMNYIVLLPEEDMMRNLPFFQQIIRLLPIGAAVILVTALIFLRQLLFRPMNSLIRGMRRVSRGDLDVKLEPPSSSELEFMTRSFNQMTSEIRHLKIDVYEEQLRTREAEFKQLQMQINPHFYLNSLNIIHSLASLQKHELVQQMAGHLADYFRFSLRAGKRVIRLDEELEHIRHYLEIQKLRFPSRLDFELDIEPDLGKYVIPPLTIQPFVENAIIHGFQRRTQPFFIRIVACRGKMLSGCLEQTVLQLMIVDNGVGFDEELLERLQQGQYAEDPGGQHIGIWNVAHRLLVKYGDQASLQFRNEADNGAAVIIDLPAQTEEEEGGAYAEPVDRG; via the coding sequence ATGAGTTTAATCCGTTCACTTCGTTTTAAGTTTATTGTGGGACTTACATTGATCATGCTGCCACTGTTCATGCTGCTCTATTACAACAACGTCTACGCCATGAAAGTCGTACGTGACAAGGTATCTCTCACCAATATGAATCATCTTGCCAAGAGTGTGGAGCAGAATGAACGTGTATTACAGGAGACGAATCGGTATTTATATAGTCTGGGCGAGCGGGACCCGGATATTATCTCCCTTTTTTTTCTGGAATACGGCAGTGGCGATTATATCATTGCGAAGCAACGCATTATGAATAAATTCATGACAGATATCGGTTTCTATAATCTGATCGATTCCTTTTTTCTATATGATGCCGTTAATGATGATCTGCTGCTCGCCACTTCGGGCAATTACGATGTCAAAAAGTCGGTTGTGCAGGAGAGCATGCCGGTCCAAATGCAGCAGTTGGAAGGCGATATCCAGAAGCCAGAATGGAGCATCGTGCGTGGGGGAACGTGGAATGCGCTGGTGAAAACGGTGCGAATCAACCAGCAGTTCTATGCCGGTGCACTGGTTGATATGAATGCACTGAACCACACACAACAGTTCACAGAATCCGGTGATAGAGGAGGCGCAGTCATTGTTGGATCCGACGGTGGGGCATTATCGGATTCCACATTGAACACTGGACAGATCAAGCTTGCTGCCGCACATCTTCCCGGTCTGAAAGACCCGTATCAGGTGATCTCTGAAGTTATGAACAAGGGAGAGGCACGTCAATATTTGATGCTGGGCATTGCCTCAGCCATGTCCGAGATGAATTATATCGTGCTACTGCCTGAGGAGGACATGATGCGTAACCTCCCGTTCTTCCAGCAGATCATTCGTCTGCTTCCCATTGGTGCGGCGGTAATTCTGGTTACTGCACTGATCTTTTTGCGACAACTGTTATTCCGTCCGATGAATTCACTGATCCGGGGTATGAGAAGGGTGAGCCGCGGAGATCTCGATGTGAAGCTGGAGCCGCCATCTTCCTCGGAACTTGAATTTATGACGCGAAGCTTCAATCAGATGACCAGCGAGATCCGGCATCTCAAGATTGATGTGTATGAGGAACAATTACGGACGCGCGAGGCAGAGTTCAAACAATTACAGATGCAAATTAATCCTCACTTTTACCTGAATTCACTTAATATTATTCATAGTCTGGCTTCCTTGCAAAAGCATGAGCTGGTGCAGCAGATGGCTGGCCATCTGGCTGATTATTTCCGATTCAGCCTGCGTGCAGGCAAACGTGTTATTCGTCTGGATGAAGAGCTGGAGCACATTCGTCATTATTTAGAAATTCAGAAGCTGAGGTTTCCAAGCCGGTTGGATTTTGAACTGGATATTGAACCGGATCTCGGAAAGTATGTGATTCCGCCATTGACGATTCAGCCCTTTGTGGAGAATGCCATTATTCACGGATTTCAGCGGCGAACGCAGCCATTTTTCATTCGGATTGTGGCTTGCCGTGGGAAGATGTTATCTGGTTGTCTCGAACAGACGGTGCTTCAACTGATGATTGTAGATAATGGTGTCGGATTTGATGAGGAACTGCTGGAACGTCTACAGCAGGGACAATACGCTGAAGACCCGGGTGGACAGCATATCGGTATATGGAACGTGGCTCATCGGCTGTTAGTGAAGTATGGTGATCAAGCCAGCTTACAGTTTAGAAATGAGGCGGATAACGGCGCTGCAGTCATCATTGATTTACCCGCTCAGACCGAAGAGGAAGAAGGGGGAGCCTATGCGGAACCTGTTGATCGTGGATGA